The Henckelia pumila isolate YLH828 chromosome 2, ASM3356847v2, whole genome shotgun sequence genome includes a window with the following:
- the LOC140877711 gene encoding uncharacterized protein, whose amino-acid sequence MANRRNPNNEDNQNNQFLAGLATLLQEQSRFKDLGPQEFKGGVDPLVAEEWVQSVETIFDYMQLTDADRVRCAIFMFRDDARVWWQGARSAVDMTTLTWNGFKDVFYGKYFTISTRTRLAREFLELRQGSMSIAEYVKKFERGRYFVPMISGNAVEELKHFTEGLNATIQRDVRLSGAQTYRAAVDEAMLSEKDGNDIIKESQAKRISYQGREQQGSSQKRPYQAPAQRRPQQQQCQNPNQARPQGQNQPNANAPRPANAPICQKCGKSHSGQCMLGTNTCFLCKRPGHFAKDCPQSKEPVKGRVFAMTHDQVEPDSAIVSGMIRIADLPAFVLIDTGATHSFMSVSFMMKLRVLPDESISEFCVSLPSGE is encoded by the exons ATGGCTAACCGTAGGAATCCGAACAATGAGGACAATCAGAACAACCAGTTTTTGGCTGGGTTGGCGACTCTGTTGCAAGAGCAGAGTAGA TTTAAGGATCTAGGGCCACAGGAGTTCAAAGGAGGGGTTGATCCCCTTGTAGCCGAGGAATGGGTGCAGTCAGTGGAGACTATTTTTGACTACATGCAGCTCACTGATGCAGACCGTGTGAGGTGTGCCATCTTTATGTTCCGTGATGATGCACGGGTTTGGTGGCAGGGAGCCCGTTCTGCTGTGGATATGACTACGttgacttggaatggattcaaagatgtgttctatgggaaatatttcacTATTAGCACAAGGACTAGACTTGCTAGAGAATTTCTGGAGCTCCGCCAAGGGAGCATGTCCATTGCCGAGTATGTGAAGAAGTTTGAGAGAGGGAGgtactttgtgcccatgatttcaGGCAATGCTGTAGAGGAGTTGAAGCATTTCACAGAGGGACTGAATGCCACTATTCAACGAGATGTCAGATTGAGTGGGGCACAAACGTACCGAGCAGCAGTGGATGAGGCTATGTTGTCAGAAAAAGATGGGAATGATATTATCAAAGAATCGCAAGCGAAGAGGATTAGTTACCAAGGGAGAGAGCAGCAAGGGTCTAGTCAGAAGAGGCCGTATCAAGCTCCAGCTCAAAGGAGACCGCAACAGCAGCAGTGCCAAAACCCCAATCAGGCGCGACCTCAGGGACAGAATCAACCGAACGCCAACGCTCCAAGGCCGGCGAATGCACCTATCTGTCAGAAGTGTGGGAAGTCACACTCCGGTCAATGCATGCTTGGGACCAATACTTGTTTTCTCTGCAAGAGGCCAGGGCATTTTGCCAAAGACTGCCCGCAGTCAAAGGAGCCTGTCAAGGGAAGAGTGTTTGCTATGACTCACGATCAGGTTGAACCAGATTCTGCAATTGTCTCAGGTATGATTCGTATTGCTGATTTACCTGCATTCGTGTTGATAGATACAGGAGCTACGCACTCTTTTATGTCTGTTAGTTTTATGATGAAATTGAGGGTCTTGCCGGATGAATCTATTTCGGAATTTTGTGTGTCGTTACCCTCAGGAGAATAA